A window of Piliocolobus tephrosceles isolate RC106 unplaced genomic scaffold, ASM277652v3 unscaffolded_41087, whole genome shotgun sequence genomic DNA:
TCCCCCTGGTACTCAATTTCAAACCTTCGCAGCCCATTGATGATCTAGAAAGCCAGGCCATAGGGACGGGTCAGAAAACACAGCCCCACATACAACTCAGAGGAGCCTGATGGCCTCTGCCCACGAGGGAGGTGGGAGGTAGGGATGGGTCAGGGCCCAGCCCATGCTCCTCTGAGACACAGGCCTCTCACCTGGTACCGCCCCAGGGGCGTGAGGATGAGTCCGTCCTCACCCACAATGCAGTCGGGGAGCTGCTTTTTTCCATTCTCATCCTGGGGGGTGCCCAAGGCGAGCGTGAACTGCCTGAGCTGTGCTTCGCTGAGCTGCCAGAGAGAAGTGCCTCTGCCCTCAGCGTCAAGATGAAGGGAGGGGACCAGTCTTCACCCCACCAGCCTACAATAGCACCAACATGGGGACCCAGATATGACGCTCGAGGTGTGGGCCTGCCGCCCACAACACTGGGTCCGTATGTGTGGGGCCTGGGACTGAGCACAGGCTGGGTGGCTGAGCACAGGCTGGGTGGAGTGGATCTTTCGGGGAAGGGGACCCTGATGGCCGTGGGGCAGGTCCCATAGGTCGTACCCGGAATATCTGGCGCAGGTACTCCAGGGCCTTCTCTAGATATTCATCTGTCTTCCGGACGCTGTCTTGCCCCATCTCGTCCAGGTCGTTGGCTGGGTAGGAGCCGCTGGTGTCCATGGAGCTAAAGCCCAGCCATGAGAGGAATGAGTGGCCAGCCGGGCTCTCCGCACACTGGTCTGAGATGGACTTGGCTGTGTGTTTGGCCTGTGTGATGAGCTGAGCGAGGCGTAGGACCTGCAAGGGAGGTGCGGGCAGGTCACCAGGTCACCAGTAGTACAGGCCTGTG
This region includes:
- the LOC113223369 gene encoding sphingomyelin phosphodiesterase 4-like — translated: MFGPEARTLVLRLAQLITQAKHTAKSISDQCAESPAGHSFLSWLGFSSMDTSGSYPANDLDEMGQDSVRKTDEYLEKALEYLRQIFRLSEAQLRQFTLALGTPQDENGKKQLPDCIVGEDGLILTPLGRYQIINGLRRFEIEYQ